The Ziziphus jujuba cultivar Dongzao chromosome 7, ASM3175591v1 genome includes a region encoding these proteins:
- the LOC107424777 gene encoding abscisic acid 8'-hydroxylase 4 isoform X2, whose amino-acid sequence MGANNLLFMYLICGLLLFILIKTQRRKLAKPTSSLPPGSMGWPYVGETLQLYSQNPNTFFATRQNRYGDIFKSHILGCPCIMLASPEAVRFVLVSKAHLFKPTYPPSKEKLIGPSALFFHQGGYHAKIRKLVQASLSLNVIRNLVPDIEAIAISALKSWSGGQVTKTFWELKKFTFDVAVLSIFGHLEAHYKEMLKENYNILDKGYNSFPTKLPGTLYHNSVLARRRLSLILGEIIKERKEKKFVENDLLGSLLNFKDAEGQNLSQNEIVDNIIGVLFAAQDTTASLLTWILKYIHDDSKLLEAIKIEQKAIYDSNDGGKHPLTWAQTRNMPVTNRAIMESLRMSSIISFTFREAIENVEYKGKSHTLFLPTLPGAFFQRRSQTYPNQY is encoded by the exons ATGGGTGCTAATAATCTTCTCTTTATGTACCTTATTTGTGGCCtacttttattcattttaattaaaacacagAGGAGAAAATTAGCAAAACCAACATCAAGTCTGCCTCCAGGTTCAATGGGATGGCCTTATGTAGGGGAAACCCTACAGCTCTACTCACAAAACCCAAATACCTTCTTTGCCACAAGGCAAAATAG ATATGGAGATATATTCAAGTCCCATATTCTTGGCTGTCCCTGCATAATGCTAGCTAGCCCGGAGGCTGTCCGGTTTGTATTGGTGTCAAAGGCACATCTATTCAAGCCGACATACCCTCCGAGCAAGGAAAAATTAATCGGTCCATCTGCACTTTTCTTCCACCAAGGTGGTTACCATGCCAAAATCAGAAAATTAGTCCAAGCCTCATTATCTTTGAACGTCATCCGAAACTTGGTCCCAGACATTGAAGCCATTGCCATATCTGCCTTGAAGTCATGGTCTGGTGGACAAGTTACTAAGACCTTTTGGGAATTAAAGAAG TTTACCTTTGATGTTGCTGTTTTGTCCATCTTTGGACATTTGGAGGCTCACTACAAAGAAATGCTCAAAGAAAACTACAAtatacttgacaaaggttataatTCTTTCCCTACAAAACTACCTGGAACTTTGTACCATAACTCGGTCTTG GCAAGGAGAAGGCTAAGCTTAATTCTTGGTGAGATAATAAAGgagaggaaggagaagaaatTTGTAGAGAATGATCTTCTGGGTAGTTTATTGAACTTCAAAGACGCCGAGGGACAAAACTTAAGCCAAAATGAAATAGTTGATAATATTATTGGTGTGTTGTTTGCGGCTCAAGACACTACGGCTAGTCTCCTTACATGGATTCTCAAATATATCCATGATGATTCAAAGCTTTTAGAAGCTATTAAG ATAGAACAAAAGGCAATTTATGATTCAAATGATGGAGGAAAGCATCCGCTGACTTGGGCTCAAACCAGAAATATGCCTGTTACAAATAGG GCTATAATGGAGAGCTTGAGGATGTCTAGCATTATTTCTTTCACCTTTAGAGAAGCTATTGAAAATGTCGAATATAAAG